A single window of Culicoides brevitarsis isolate CSIRO-B50_1 chromosome 3, AGI_CSIRO_Cbre_v1, whole genome shotgun sequence DNA harbors:
- the LOC134834615 gene encoding protein mesh-like: MLSKITFLLLSTLIVVQSYKLKEVRKPKITENRLAELRSSLLYPFNDTGSSNGLGDYQKDLHSSTSQINKNLNFTFPFFGISYNYIRVSMNGFLEFSDPPPHYTYPLVFPIKEWPAKNDPAFIGIFHSKCRIGDVSLRDKDKRMPGVYFSVFNDLDKSFDTKEIELRERLLADLHEGIIGATDFQPKHAIIVTWKNMSFAGGLDNTLRRTNTFQAVLTTDEDRTYVIFNYADINWSTHTEAGGDTVKGEGGTQAFVGFNAGNGSRSFEYTPFSQSERIFDLTQRGFGNNFKGRHIFRVDEEILQGACNENDASDPPLYIAPTSGNMLGGTIVNVTGPCFDEKITSVRCIFGSYEVTGVIVDKNRAICVQPFLKRQGYIDLNVRVNNDDRKTWHGKYFVEPPNSVEAEIWFKTTDVYSKTLISLPIGWKKEKLSRNDKESVQILLFGYREVTHEIVQIEKLTTTLNSGEHVFNSQDFKNNQNDDFLDIEVGIIAINLTFPPKINGISISNTLWSHPIPLAWYFGSQWRSKYGNLWPEALCDNWIEREMKMKDFANTIPVCPCTLDHILNDKGRFLPDLSTNMSENCFKSAFLSSSNAEQQCCYDEEKFLMLSNDKIDASRPKRRHNNAFVPSLSQFYHDEAPFYACCLWQTEYSRSCEQFRMEMRISQDCVGYQSPAIASVFGDPHFITFDGLEYTFNGIGEFVLVRSKYVDVQGRFEQMPRGVMGDVKSSFLSSIVVKGNNSLVIEIRLRPKSSLKYRLDVFLNGKRTFFDNHGMKQQFFKGIVVYTPLEITNQSKIIVMMDSGIGLEVQENHGMMSARVFAPWNFINSTFGLFGTFNFDPDDDLTLPNSKILNVNTNNFAIVHREFGLKWLLSDKFQEGIGKSLFLREYGRTSDFYTNDLFRPNFIKEPSEFLPSNMSEHVKIAAKICDESYQCRYDYGMTFDEKVANNTKIWYEKTLKSKEINGKRVISCGILDTPRYGFKSNFSFVNGTKVEFSCHEGFIISGDPTRTCNDEGRWTEEIYGFTTCIRLEEQIARTTGISLAIILFIIVPLSLLAIIFLKQHFKALQEKQEILEEENRWKEIESLRLKQRELIESASKEQEIELKDIETEEKIKDEEKKLIETPL, encoded by the exons ATGTTGtctaaaatcacatttttgctACTTTCGACTCTAATTGTCGTTCaaagttacaaattaaaagaagTACGAAAGccgaaaattactgaaaaccGACTTGCTGAGCTTCGTTCATCACTTTTATACCCATTTAACGACACAGGAAGCTCCAATGGGCTCGGAGATTATCAAAAAGATTTGCACAGCTCGACGtcacaaattaataaaaacctaaatttcacatttcccTTCTTTGGAATCTCCTATAATTACATCCGAGTGTCGATGAATGGATTTTTAGAGTTTTCAGATCCTCCGCCGCATTATACGTATCCATTAGTGTTTCCGATCAAAGAATGGCCTGCAAAAAATGATCCTGcttttattggaatttttcattcaaaatgtcGAATTGGAGATGTTAGCTTACGGGATAAGGATAAAAGGATGCCGGGAGTGTATTTTAGCGTTTTTAACGATTTGGATAAGAGTTTCGatacaaaagaaattgaattaagaGAACGTTTATTGGCGGATTTGCACGAAGGAATAATTGGAGCGACGGATTTTCAACCAAAACATGCGATAATTGTTACTTGGAAGAATATGTCTTTTGCTGGAGGACTCGATAATACTCTGAGAAgg ACAAACACTTTTCAAGCTGTTTTAACAACCGATGAAGACAGAACTtacgtaattttcaattatgctGACATAAATTGGTCAACTCACACCGAAGCAGGAGGAGATACGGTTAAAGGAGAAGGCGGAACACAAGCTTTCGTTGGATTTAATGCCGGAAATGGCTCTCGTTCGTTCGAATATACGCCATTTAGTCAATCTGAGCGTATTTTTGATCTCACACAACGAGGATTTGGGAATAATTTCAAAGGAAGACACATTTTTCGAGTAGATGAGGAGATCCTTCAAGGCGCTTGTAACGAGAATGAtg ctTCTGATCCTCCTTTGTACATCGCTCCAACGTCAGGAAATATGTTAGGAGGAACAATTGTTAACGTCACAGGTCcatgttttgatgaaaaaatcacTTCCGTTCGTTGTATTTTTGGTTCGTACGAAGTTACAGGAGTGATTGTTGATAAAAATCGCGCAATTTGTGTTCAACCATTTCTCAAGAGACAAGGATACATTGATCTGAATGTTCGAGTGAACAATGACGATCGAAAAACTTGGCATGGAAAGTATTTTGTTGAACCTCCAAACAGTGTTGAAGCCGAAATTTGGTTTAAAACGACAGATGTTTACAGCAAAACTCTCATTAGTCTCCCCATTGGatggaaaaaagagaaattaagTCGTAATGATAAAGAATCTGtacaaattttgctttttggaTATCGTGAAGTGac gCATGAAATAGTTCAAATAGAAAAACTTACGACAACATTGAATTCTGGAGAGCACGTATTCAACTCGCAAGACttcaaaaacaatcaaaatgaTGACTTTTTGGATATAGAAGTTGGAATTAttgcaattaatttaactttcccgccaaaaattaatggaatttcCATTTCAAA taCATTATGGTCTCATCCAATCCCGTTAGCTTGGTATTTTGGCTCGCAATGGCGTTCAAAGTACGGAAACTTATGGCCTGAAGCTCTTTGTGACAATTGGATTGAACgagaaatgaaaatgaaagatTTCGCCAACACAATTCCTGTTTGTCCTTGCACTTTGGATCACATTTTGAACGATAAAGGACGATTCCTGCCTGATTTATCGACAAACATGTcggaaaattgtttcaaaagtgcatttttgagTTCTTCAAATGCAGAACAGCAATGTTGTtacgacgaagaaaaatttctcatgctCTCTAATGACAAAATTGACGCTTCTCGTCCAAAACGAAGACATAATAACGCATTTGTTCCTTCATTATCGCAATTTTATCATGACGAAGCCCCATTTTACGCTTGTTGCTTATGGCAAACTGAATATTCGAGGTCTTGTGAGCAATTTCGCATGGAAATGCGTATCAGTCAAGATTGTGTCGGGTATCAATCTCCTGCAATAGCTTCTGTTTTCGGAGATCCTCATTTCATAACGTTCGATGGACTTGAATACACCTTCAATGGTATTGGAGAATTTGTGTTGGTAAGGAGTAAATATGTCGATGTGCAAGGAAGATTCGAACAAATGCCTCGAGGAGTGATGGGAGAtgtaaaatcatcatttttgagCTCGATTGTTGTTAAAGGAAACAATTCGTTGGTAATTGAGATTCGTTTGAGACCAAAAAGTTCGTTGAAATACCgtttggatgtctttttgaatggaaaacgAACATTTTTCGACAATCACGGGatgaaacaacaatttttcaaaggaattGTCGTTTATACTCCTTTAGAAATTACAAATCAAAGCAAAATTATTGTCATGATGGATTCCGGAATAGGGCTTGAAGTTCAAGAAAATCACGGAATGATGTCAGCTCGGGTTTTTGCTCCATGGAATTTCATT aacTCAACTTTTGGGCTTTTTGGAACATTCAACTTTGATCCTGATGATGACCTTACTTTACCAAATTCGAAAATCTTGAATGTCAATACAAACAACTTCGCCATCGTTCATCGAGAATTCGGATTAAAATGGCTCTTAAGCGATAAATTTCAAGAAGGAATCGGAAAAAGCTTATTTTTGCGAGAATATGGAAGAACGTCAGATTTTTACACAAATGATCTTTTTCgaccaaattttattaaagaaccAAGTGAATTTTTACCTTCAAATATGTCGGAACACGTAAAAATTGCTGCTAAAATTTGTGATGAAAGTTATCAATGTCGATATGACTATGGAATGacatttgatgaaaaagttgcgaataacacaaaaatttggtatgaaaaaacgttgaaaagtaaagaaattaatggaaaacgTGTAATTTCTTGTGGCATTCTTGATACTCCTCGATATGGctttaaatcgaatttttcctttgtaaACGGaacaaaagttgaattttcgtGTCACGAAGGTTTTATTATTTCGGGAGATCCAACAAGAACGTGTAATGATGAAGGAAGATGGACAGAAGAAATTTATGGATTTACAACTTGCATTC gactcGAAGAACAAATTGCTCGTACAACAGGCATCTCTCTCGCCATCATACTTTTTATCATCGTACCATTATCGTTACTTGCAATAATCTTTCTGAAACAACATTTTAAAGCACTTCAAGAGAAACAAGAAAtattagaagaagaaaatcgaTGGAAAGAAATTGAATCATTGCGATTAAAACAAAGGGAATTGATCGAATCAGCAAGTAAAGAacaagaaattgaattaaaagacatagaaacggaagaaaaaattaaagatgaagaaaaaaaattaatcgaaacaCCATTGTGA